One stretch of Armigeres subalbatus isolate Guangzhou_Male chromosome 2, GZ_Asu_2, whole genome shotgun sequence DNA includes these proteins:
- the LOC134217301 gene encoding serine protease snake-like, whose amino-acid sequence MTMRVGLCFTFLVALVQGQRIAERKCEEYRNATIKRTPIIPLTVNPRPITLTSYNCSKTVDLIVGGEVAKKNEFPHQALLGWKQSEDSYEYKFDCGGSLISERFVLTAAHCSKRGQPDIVRLGEHNIDDDTDNQVDFEIESIVKHPDYRFRSAHHDIALIKLTENVRFSKVIRPACLWTGHNINVTSVIATGFGSMETSGSGSNLLRKVVLEFIDKQVCERQFAGMRNFGGSLIDQQLCIGSKVGGKDTCQGDSGGPIQVILEPKGCTFHVIAVTSLGPKSCGDSPALYTRVAGYIDWIEKIVWKNV is encoded by the exons ATGACAATGCGTGTTGGCTTGTGTTTCACATTCCTCGTGGCGCTGGTCCAAG GTCAACGAATAGCTGAGAGAA AATGTGAAGAGTATCGCAATGCGACAATCAAGAGGACGCCAATAATTCCGCTAACAGTCAATCCTAGGCCAATAACGCTTACAAGCTACAATTGTTCCAAAACGGTTGATTTGATTGTAGGTGGTGAAGTGGCCAAGAAGAATGAGTTTCCCCATCAAGCATTGTTGGGTTGGAAGCAATCGGAAGATTCCTACGAGTATAAGTTTGACTGCGGTGGATCACTGATTAGCGAACGGTTTGTACTGACGGCAGCGCACTGCTCCAAACGGGGACAACCTGACATTGTTCGTCTTGGAGAGCATAACATTGACGACGACACGGATAATCAAGTCGATTTTGAAATAGAATCGATCGTGAAACACCCTGACTACAGATTTCGATCTGCTCATCACGATATTGCGCTCATCAAGTTGACAGAAAATGTTCGCTTTTCTAAGGTTATCAGGCCTGCCTGTCTGTGGACCGGGCACAACATCAATGTAACTTCTGTCATTGCGACGGGATTTGGAAGCATGGAAACAT CTGGAAGCGGATCAAATTTGCTCCGTAAAGTGGTACTCGAGTTCATCGACAAACAAGTATGCGAAAGACAATTTGCAGGCATGAGGAATTTCGGAGGTAGTCTCATAGATCAGCAGCTCTGCATTGGAAGCAAAGTCGGAGGCAAAGATACATGCCAGGGAGATTCCGGTGGTCCGATTCAAGTGATTTTGGAACCAAAAGGATGTACATTTCACGTAATTGCTGTGACTTCCCTAGGGCCGAAGTCGTGTGGGGATTCCCCTGCTCTTTACACACGGGTCGCCGGATATATTGACTGGATCGAAAAAATTGTGTGGAAAAATGTTTGA